CCGGCTTATTTTTTTTCTGTAATGCCTGCCAGGTATTGATCCATTACATCGAAGCTGGAAAGCCAGCCCTGATAAGCACCTTTGCGCATAGCAGCTGCTTCGGATACAGATTGACGTAAGGTGAGCCTGGTCTTGTTACCCGGCAATTCCTCAAAGCTAAGCGTTACAATGGTGGATGCCGGCCAGTCGGCATTCTGGTACTGCGGCAGGTTGATATTGCCCTGCTCGTCCGACATCTCCATGGTGTACGCAATCCGCTCAGGGGCTTGTAATTCGAGATAGACACCTTTCACCCAGCAATCCGGATAAACTGGATTTTTCACCACCGAAAGGAATTCACCTCCGGGCCTTACATCGATCCTTGAATAATGAATGCTGCATCCCAGTGGAGCATTCCATTTTTTCAAATGTTCTTCCTTTGTCCATAATTGATACACCAGTTCTCGCGGAGCATCCAGGATGCGGACGATCTCCAGCTCATTTTCTTTTGCTGCCGGTTTGTTTTCTTTTTGTGCTAACATGATCGTTGTTTTTTGTTTGTATTGAATTGAGATATTGCTCCATTGAATCCAGGGTTTCTGTCCAGTATTTGCGGGCATTTTCAATCCATCCCGTTACTTCGTTCAGGCCTTCCAGTTTCGCTTCGCAAAACCTTTCCCTTCCCTTTTGCGTGATGAAGACCAGCCCGCACTCATGCAGGATCTTGATATGCTCCGAAATAGTGGGCCTGCTGGAATCGAAATGTTCCGCAATACTGTTCAGGTTCAGGGATTGCCTGCTCAACAGATCGATGATGCCACGCCTGGTGGGATCTGCGATAGCCTGAAATACATCTCTGCGTTTTTCCATTAGGTAGTCATTTGGCTACGAAAATACGAAATGTCGGGATATGGCTACGCATTTTGAGATTATTTTTTTTCCTGTTCCCTTTTACGGGGCAATTGCCTGACTTTCCGCTTTCACTTGATTTGATTTGTGACCTGGCCCGCACCCCTGTTGATATGAAACGATCCCTGCCTTTGCTCATCCTTATTACATGCGCCTGCAAGCACTTGCACGCCCTGCTGGACTCCCGTGAAGATGCACTTCAATACGCCATACTGCCGCCTGTTTCCGAAATGCTTTCAATAAAAGATTTTTCAACGATGCTACAGGAATCTATGCAGATAACAGCCAGACATCGCAAATTTTGCCATTGTATTTGGGCATTGCGCCGGAAAACAAAAGAGAGCTTGTATTACAATAACTGATCGATAATATCAAAAAGCCGAAAGGACACCTGAGTACAGGGTTTGTCGGTTATTTGTATATGTTATATGGATTGACGGAACCCGGCCATGCCGGGCTGGTATGGGAATCCTGAACAGGCATCTCTCACAATTTTTCCTCGCTCTGTGGCATCGGCAACTGGTTCTTCCAGACACTGGCAGGGATCAATCCCGGTCAGGAGTTGTCAGGTTTCTGGAATATCCTGGAAAAACAAAAATGGAAAACTCAACCGAAAGATAATTTTACAGCTGGAATCCGGGCAGTACATATTTTCATCGCAACGGTGACCAACATACGAATATAAGGTGAGCCCTGGCTCAATGGAGTTCTGACAGTTTTCGGATCTTTTCCTTGATCCCCTGCTGTTCGGGAATAGTTTTGGCCAGCGCCAGGGCTTTTTTGAAATACAGCTGCGCCTGCTCATTATCGATGCCTGACTGTAATTCACCCAGCAATAACCAGTAGAAATGATGCTGCGTCAAATCCAGTTCCTGTGCAGCTTTGATCGCTTCTTCCCTGCCCTTCGCCTTGTACAATGCATATATCCTGTTAAGTGCCACCCCGGGAGAAAAATTGATCTCCAGTAATTGATCGTACAACTGCAGGATCTGTTGCCATTTTTGAGGACTGTCTTCTTTTATACAATGCCAGGAAGCGATCCGCGCTTCGATATGCCAGGTACTGATCCTGTCCCCGCGGGCAGACAATTCCAGGAAATGAATGCCCTGCCGGATAAGCCCCTGGTCCCACTTCGATTCATCCTGTTGTTCATAGAGGATCAGTTCATCATCCGGTGTGATACGCGCTTCGAACCGTGAAGCATGAAAGCACATCAATGCAAGCAGTGCATTGGTTTCCGCACGGTTGGTCTTTTCATATTCCGTCAGCATCAGGCAGAGCCTGATGGCTTCCACGCAAAGTTCCTGCTGAAGTACACGGTTTTGTGTTTTTGAATAATAGCCTTCATTGAACAACAGGTAAATGATGCGCAGCACATTTTCCAGTCTTGCCGGCAGATCCGCATC
This portion of the Pseudobacter ginsenosidimutans genome encodes:
- a CDS encoding SRPBCC family protein, with protein sequence MLAQKENKPAAKENELEIVRILDAPRELVYQLWTKEEHLKKWNAPLGCSIHYSRIDVRPGGEFLSVVKNPVYPDCWVKGVYLELQAPERIAYTMEMSDEQGNINLPQYQNADWPASTIVTLSFEELPGNKTRLTLRQSVSEAAAMRKGAYQGWLSSFDVMDQYLAGITEKK
- a CDS encoding ArsR/SmtB family transcription factor translates to MEKRRDVFQAIADPTRRGIIDLLSRQSLNLNSIAEHFDSSRPTISEHIKILHECGLVFITQKGRERFCEAKLEGLNEVTGWIENARKYWTETLDSMEQYLNSIQTKNNDHVSTKRKQTGSKRK
- a CDS encoding RNA polymerase sigma factor; its protein translation is MQQSGDSLKQLFQQEFAKMVAVISKLYGLEHIETAEDIVSDTFLTASESWGMKGMPANPTAWLYAVAKQKTLYHFRRKKLYDQKVMPVIRNAQPEMDTTEPDFSPQHIRDSQLQMLFAICNPAIAAEAQIGLALRILCGFGIDEIAEAFFSNKETINKRLFRAKEKLREEKISLEFPPDADLPARLENVLRIIYLLFNEGYYSKTQNRVLQQELCVEAIRLCLMLTEYEKTNRAETNALLALMCFHASRFEARITPDDELILYEQQDESKWDQGLIRQGIHFLELSARGDRISTWHIEARIASWHCIKEDSPQKWQQILQLYDQLLEINFSPGVALNRIYALYKAKGREEAIKAAQELDLTQHHFYWLLLGELQSGIDNEQAQLYFKKALALAKTIPEQQGIKEKIRKLSELH